One window from the genome of Bradyrhizobium xenonodulans encodes:
- a CDS encoding C45 family autoproteolytic acyltransferase/hydolase: protein MVEPFPLIEISGPPRERGRQYGQKAAGRIKKGTTHYFAQLKELSLDANGVAALVRDYLPVIEAFEPSYIEEMRGIAEGADIPFEDIVLLNARTEIIKLANPAIRARLKTPEDPDGCTGVVVMPQATANDRLIHAQNWDWKRECAETAVVLKVRRDDGPDLMTFTEAGALGRCGFNAVGIAITANYLESDRDYRRVGVPLALIRRKVLENEHLALAMRTVYCTQKSAANNMIVSHREGVAIDFECAPDETFQVHPQNGLLVHANHFVSPVALGKLKDTGIFNTPDSLYRDIRVRDLLQPHIGSITFDTVKNALFDEFAYPWSVCRPPRRNLSNNLSASVAMILMEPASGVMQAVPLPALNREFTTYKLEIDEIGRAAFERSAAAGAA from the coding sequence TTGAAGGAGCTCTCACTCGATGCGAACGGCGTCGCCGCGCTGGTGCGAGATTATCTGCCGGTCATCGAAGCTTTCGAGCCGAGCTATATCGAGGAGATGCGCGGCATCGCCGAAGGCGCCGACATTCCATTCGAGGATATCGTCCTGCTCAACGCCCGCACCGAAATCATCAAGCTGGCGAACCCGGCGATCCGTGCGCGCCTGAAAACGCCGGAGGATCCGGACGGTTGCACCGGCGTCGTCGTGATGCCGCAGGCGACGGCCAATGACCGGCTGATCCACGCCCAGAACTGGGACTGGAAGCGTGAATGCGCCGAAACGGCGGTGGTGCTGAAGGTGCGACGCGACGACGGCCCCGACCTCATGACCTTTACCGAAGCCGGCGCGCTCGGCCGCTGCGGCTTCAATGCCGTCGGCATCGCGATCACCGCCAATTATCTCGAAAGCGACCGCGACTACCGCCGGGTTGGCGTGCCGCTGGCACTGATCCGCCGCAAGGTTCTCGAGAACGAGCATCTCGCGCTGGCCATGCGCACCGTCTACTGCACCCAGAAATCCGCGGCCAACAACATGATCGTCAGCCATCGCGAGGGTGTGGCGATCGATTTCGAGTGCGCTCCCGACGAGACGTTCCAGGTGCATCCGCAGAACGGCCTGCTGGTCCACGCCAATCACTTCGTCAGCCCGGTCGCGCTCGGCAAGCTCAAGGACACCGGCATCTTCAACACGCCGGATAGTCTCTACCGCGATATCCGCGTCCGCGATCTGCTTCAGCCGCATATCGGCAGCATCACCTTCGACACGGTCAAGAACGCCCTGTTCGACGAGTTCGCCTATCCCTGGTCGGTCTGCCGTCCGCCGCGCCGCAATCTCAGCAACAATCTCAGCGCTTCCGTCGCGATGATCCTGATGGAGCCGGCGAGCGGTGTGATGCAGGCGGTGCCGCTGCCGGCGCTCAACCGCGAGTTCACCACCTACAAGCTCGAGATCGACGAGATCGGGCGTGCCGCGTTCGAGCGGTCGGCTGCGGCGGGGGCGGCGTGA
- a CDS encoding ABC transporter substrate-binding protein, with product MRRRRPSPPWALGLAALALLATLGKAGAETLLRTRLNADIRSTDPGTNRDANTDAVVAHIVEGLVAFRDDTSIGPMLAESWAVSNEGKTYTFRLRQGVKFHNGAAMTADDVVWSLKRWLDPATQWRCLSEFSATGIARIEKIEAPDAQTVAITLDQPTALFLPTLARPDCGQTAIIHRDSVGPDGKWITPVGTGPFKLGEWKRGQYMDLIRFDGYVSRSEPRTGYTGAKDVKVDRVRFNVIPDSSAAKAGLLSGSLDVIMSLSIPDLEELKSRPEVQLSITPALGLTGILFQTRDPLLKDVRIRRAIALSIDTAQIVDAVMMGTARPNNSALPLGSPFYSEAQSHGYTQNIAEAKKLLLEAGYRGQPIKMITNKRYSFVFDSSVLVQAMAQAVGINIELEVMDWAAQLDRYNRGDYQSMAFVYSARLDPSLSFEMLTGPKASQPRKVWDNPEGQEMLRQSMMIDDTAKRQALFDEMHKRFIADVPMIALFNGAELTALRKSIKGYAGWLYPEPRFWGVMVE from the coding sequence ATGCGGCGGCGTCGACCATCGCCGCCATGGGCGCTCGGTCTGGCCGCATTGGCCCTGCTGGCGACGCTGGGGAAGGCCGGCGCCGAGACCTTGCTGCGGACGCGGCTCAACGCCGACATCCGCTCGACCGATCCCGGCACCAATCGCGACGCCAATACGGACGCGGTGGTCGCGCACATCGTGGAAGGGCTGGTCGCCTTCCGCGACGATACCTCGATCGGTCCGATGCTGGCCGAGAGCTGGGCCGTTTCGAACGAAGGCAAGACCTACACGTTCCGGCTGCGCCAGGGCGTCAAGTTCCACAACGGCGCGGCCATGACCGCGGATGACGTGGTCTGGTCGCTGAAGCGCTGGCTCGACCCGGCGACGCAATGGCGCTGCTTGTCCGAGTTCAGCGCCACCGGCATCGCGCGGATCGAGAAGATCGAGGCGCCGGATGCGCAGACCGTCGCCATTACGCTGGATCAGCCGACAGCCCTGTTTCTCCCGACCCTGGCGCGCCCCGACTGCGGCCAGACCGCGATCATCCACCGCGATTCCGTCGGCCCCGATGGCAAGTGGATCACCCCTGTTGGCACCGGCCCGTTCAAGCTCGGTGAGTGGAAGCGGGGGCAGTATATGGATCTGATCCGTTTCGACGGCTACGTCTCGCGTAGCGAGCCGCGCACCGGCTACACCGGCGCCAAGGACGTCAAAGTCGATCGCGTGCGCTTCAATGTGATCCCGGACAGTTCGGCGGCGAAAGCGGGACTGCTCAGCGGCTCGCTCGACGTCATCATGAGCCTGTCGATCCCCGATCTCGAAGAGCTCAAGTCGCGTCCCGAGGTGCAGCTCAGCATCACGCCCGCGCTCGGCCTCACCGGCATCCTGTTCCAGACCAGGGATCCCCTGCTGAAGGACGTACGGATCCGCCGCGCGATTGCGCTCTCCATCGACACCGCGCAGATCGTCGACGCCGTGATGATGGGCACCGCGCGCCCCAACAATTCCGCGCTGCCGCTCGGCAGCCCGTTCTACAGCGAGGCGCAGTCGCACGGCTACACGCAGAACATCGCGGAAGCCAAGAAGCTGCTGCTGGAAGCCGGCTATCGCGGCCAGCCGATCAAGATGATCACCAACAAGCGCTACAGCTTCGTGTTCGATTCCTCCGTGCTGGTGCAGGCGATGGCACAGGCCGTCGGCATCAATATCGAGCTGGAGGTGATGGATTGGGCAGCGCAGCTCGACCGCTACAACCGCGGCGATTACCAGTCGATGGCCTTCGTCTATTCGGCGCGGCTCGATCCGTCCCTGAGCTTCGAGATGCTGACCGGACCGAAGGCGTCGCAGCCGCGCAAGGTCTGGGACAATCCGGAAGGGCAGGAGATGTTGCGCCAGTCGATGATGATCGACGATACCGCGAAGCGGCAGGCGCTGTTTGACGAGATGCACAAGCGCTTCATCGCCGACGTGCCGATGATCGCGCTGTTCAATGGCGCCGAGCTGACGGCGCTGCGCAAGAGCATCAAGGGCTATGCCGGCTGGCTCTATCCGGAGCCGCGGTTCTGGGGCGTCATGGTCGAGTAG
- a CDS encoding ABC transporter permease, which translates to MLGYLARRLAMTVPTLLLVAIGVFALVRLIPGDPVQVMLGDAADPAQAAQLRAQLGLDQPMPVQFMHWIGKLAAGDFGHSITNNLAVLPLILDRFQVSAVIVLVAVAAAACIAVPAGLVAAWKQNSLLDLSVVGGATLLLSIPSFWLGLLLLLLFGLKLKWLPVIGYVPFAENVWQAATFIVLPIATLTMVEIGVLTRMARAASIEVLRLEYVTHARAKGVPEWRVLARHVLPNAFAPTWTLIGLVLGHLLGGIAVIETVFTLPGLGRLLVDSIFARDYPVVQGCLLFTAVIYVLVNLIVDLCYPLFDPRVTVA; encoded by the coding sequence ATGTTGGGTTACCTCGCAAGACGGCTGGCAATGACTGTCCCGACACTGCTGCTGGTCGCGATCGGGGTCTTCGCGCTGGTCCGGCTCATCCCCGGCGATCCCGTGCAGGTGATGCTGGGCGATGCCGCCGATCCCGCGCAGGCGGCGCAGCTTCGTGCCCAACTTGGGCTCGACCAGCCGATGCCTGTGCAGTTCATGCACTGGATCGGCAAGCTGGCGGCCGGCGATTTCGGGCATTCCATCACCAACAACCTCGCGGTGCTGCCGCTGATCCTCGACCGCTTCCAGGTCAGCGCCGTCATCGTGCTGGTGGCGGTCGCGGCGGCCGCGTGCATCGCGGTCCCGGCCGGCCTCGTCGCTGCCTGGAAGCAGAACAGCCTGCTCGATCTCTCCGTCGTCGGCGGCGCTACGCTGCTGCTGTCGATCCCGAGCTTCTGGCTCGGCCTGCTGCTTCTGCTCCTGTTCGGGCTCAAGCTGAAATGGCTGCCGGTAATCGGCTATGTGCCGTTCGCCGAAAATGTCTGGCAGGCGGCGACCTTCATCGTGCTGCCGATCGCCACGCTCACCATGGTGGAGATCGGCGTGCTCACGCGCATGGCGCGCGCCGCATCCATCGAGGTGCTCAGGCTCGAATATGTCACGCATGCGCGCGCCAAGGGCGTGCCGGAATGGCGCGTGCTCGCCCGCCACGTGCTGCCGAACGCCTTTGCACCGACCTGGACGCTGATCGGCCTCGTGCTCGGCCATCTGCTCGGCGGGATCGCCGTGATCGAGACCGTGTTCACATTGCCCGGTCTCGGGCGGCTGCTCGTCGATTCGATCTTCGCGCGGGACTATCCGGTGGTGCAGGGCTGCCTGTTGTTCACGGCGGTGATCTACGTGCTGGTCAACCTCATCGTCGACCTCTGCTATCCGCTGTTCGATCCGAGAGTGACGGTTGCATGA
- a CDS encoding ABC transporter permease, producing MRMRANTAIGGVLIALLLGAAVTGAFWTPFDPLRINLRARLQAPSSLHWLGTDEFGRDVLSRIMVGAGASVVIAFVTVLLAVAAGMVIGCAAGYVRGWADRIIMAINDALLAFPGILLALAVMIVVGANKVGLILALGLAYIPSVVRVGRGTVLSIREKEYVEASRVIGNSEVYSMLRHVMPNAIAPLAVLATSMFGWVLLAESALSFLGLGVPPPAPTWGNMLAASRPFMETASWLSIAPGLCIALTLLGINLLGDSLRDRLDPRMAHG from the coding sequence ATGAGGATGCGCGCCAACACCGCGATCGGCGGCGTCCTGATTGCGCTCCTGCTTGGTGCGGCCGTCACTGGCGCCTTCTGGACGCCGTTCGACCCGCTCCGCATCAATTTGCGGGCACGGCTTCAGGCGCCATCGTCGTTGCACTGGCTCGGCACGGATGAATTCGGCCGTGATGTGCTCAGCCGCATCATGGTAGGGGCCGGCGCCAGCGTCGTCATCGCCTTTGTCACCGTGCTGCTTGCCGTTGCGGCCGGCATGGTGATCGGCTGCGCCGCCGGTTACGTCCGCGGCTGGGCGGATCGTATCATCATGGCGATCAACGATGCACTGCTCGCGTTCCCTGGCATCCTGCTGGCGCTGGCCGTGATGATCGTGGTCGGCGCCAACAAGGTCGGGCTGATCCTGGCGCTCGGTCTCGCCTACATCCCCTCGGTCGTCCGCGTGGGGCGCGGCACCGTGCTGTCGATCCGCGAGAAGGAATATGTCGAGGCCTCGCGCGTCATCGGAAACTCCGAGGTCTATTCGATGCTCCGCCACGTGATGCCGAATGCGATCGCGCCGTTGGCGGTGCTCGCGACCAGCATGTTCGGCTGGGTGCTGCTGGCCGAAAGCGCGCTGAGCTTCCTCGGCCTCGGCGTGCCGCCGCCAGCGCCGACCTGGGGCAACATGCTGGCGGCGAGCCGTCCGTTCATGGAGACGGCATCCTGGCTCTCGATTGCGCCGGGCCTCTGTATCGCGCTGACACTGCTCGGCATCAATCTGCTCGGCGATTCCCTGCGCGATCGCCTCGACCCCAGGATGGCGCACGGATGA